The following proteins are co-located in the Triticum aestivum cultivar Chinese Spring chromosome 1A, IWGSC CS RefSeq v2.1, whole genome shotgun sequence genome:
- the LOC123061377 gene encoding probable LRR receptor-like serine/threonine-protein kinase At3g47570, with protein sequence METRPWQLRLLALVTTTTTALLLNPSTSISSSTSTVDDLPALLSFKSLITKDPLGALSSWAINSTSNGSTHGFCSWTGVECSSAHPGHVAALRLQGLGLSGAISPFLGNLSRLRALDLSDNKLEGQIPPSLGNCFALRRLNLSVNSLSGPIPPAMGNLSKLVVLAIGSNNISGTIPPSFADLATVTVFSIVKNHVHGQIPPWLGNLTALNDLNMGRNIMSGHVPPALSKLINLRVLTVAINNLQGLIPPVLFNMSSLEYLNFGSNQLSGSLPQDIGFRLSNLKKFSVFYNKFEGQIPASLSNISSLEHLSLHGNRFRGRIPSNIGQSGRLTVFEVGNNELQATESRDWDFLTSLANCSSLSLVNLQLNNLSGILPNSIGNLSQKLEGLRAGGNQIAGHIPTGIGRYYKLAILEFADNCFTGTIPSDIGKLSNLKELSLFQNRYYGEIPSSIGNLSQLNLLSLSTNNLEGSIPATFGNLTELISLDLSSNLLSGQIPEEVMSISTLALSLNLSNNLLDGPISPHVGQLVNLAIMDLSSNKLSGAIPNTLGSCVALQFLHLKGNLLHGQIPKELMALRGLEELDLSNNNLSGPVPEFLESFQLLKNLNLSFNHLSGLVPDKGIFSNASAVSLTSNDMLCGGPVFFHFPRCPYPAPDKPARHKLIRILVFTVAGAFILLCVSIAIRCYIRKSRGDARQGQENSPEMFQRISYAELHLATDSFSVENLVGHGSFGSVYKGTFGSGANLITAAVKVLDVQRQGATRSFISECNALKRIRHRKLVKVITVCDSLDNSGSQFKALVLEFISNGSLDKWLHPSTEDEFRTPNLMQRLNIALDVAEALEYLHHHIDPPIVHCDVKPSNILLDDDMVAHLGDFGLAKIIKAEESRQSLADQSCSAGIKGTIGYLAPEYGTGTEISVEGDVYSYGVLLLEMLTGRRPTDPFFNDTTNLPKYVEMACPGNLLEIMDVNIRCNQEPQAALELFAAPVSRLGLACCRGSARQRIKMGDVVKELGVIKRLIMASQNSASWSTVK encoded by the exons ATGGAGACCAGACCATGGCAGCTCCGGCTTCTTGCCCttgtcaccaccaccaccacggcccTTCTCTTGAACCCATCCACTTCCATTTCCAGCTCCACCAGCACCGTCGACGACCTCCCGGCCCTCCTATCGTTCAAATCTCTCATCACCAAGGATCCCTTGGGCGCACTCTCCTCATGGGCCATCAACAGCACCTCCAATGGCAGTACTCATGGCTTCTGCAGCTGGACCGGCGTGGAGTGCAGCAGTGCTCACCCGGGACATGTTGCGGCGCTTCGCCTACAAGGTCTTGGCCTCTCCGGGGCCATTTCACCATTTCTTGGGAACCTCTCCCGTCTCCGTGCACTCGATTTGTCCGACAACAAACTTGAAGGTCAGATCCCTCCTAGCCTTGGCAACTGCTTTGCACTACGCAGGCTCAACCTGAGCGTCAACTCCCTGTCCGGTCCCATCCCTCCCGCCATGGGAAACCTGTCAAAGCTTGTTGTTCTGGCTATTGGCAGCAACAATATCTCGGGTACCATTCCTCCTTCTTTTGCAGATCTTGCAACAGTCACCGTCTTCAGTATAGTAAAGAACCACGTGCATGGGCAAATACCACCATGGCTCGGCAATTTGACAGCACTGAATGATTTGAACATGGGTAGGAATATTATGAGCGGACATGTTCCACCAGCTTTGTCTAAGCTCATCAACCTTCGAGTCCTGACTGTAGCAATCAATAACCTGCAAGGTTTGATCCCTCCAGTGTTATTTAATATGTCGTCACTTGAATACCTCAATTTTGGGTCAAACCAACTGTCAGGCTCTCTACCACAAGATATTGGCTTTAGACTTTCTAACCTGAAAAAGTTCAGTGTATTCTACAACAAATTTGAAGGCCAGATTCCTGCCTCCTTGTCAAACATATCTTCTCTTGAACATCTCTCTCTCCATGGGAATAGATTTCGTGGCCGAATCCCATCAAATATTGGCCAAAGTGGACGTTTGACTGTATTTGAAGTAGGAAATAATGAGCTGCAGGCTACAGAGTCAAGAGATTGGGATTTTCTGACCTCCTTGGCTAACTGCAGCAGCCTATCTCTTGTAAATCTTCAACTGAATAACCTTTCAGGGATTTTGCCAAATAGCATTGGTAATCTCTCGCAAAAACTTGAAGGACTTCGAGCTGGAGGAAACCAAATTGCTGGGCATATACCTACAGGAATAGGAAGATATTACAAGCTTGCAATACTTGAGTTTGCAGATAATTGCTTCACAGGAACCATACCTTCAGATATTGGAAAGCTATCCAACCTCAAAGAACTATCTCTATTTCAGAATAGATACTATGGGGAGATTCCTTCGTCAATAGGCAACCTATCACAACTAAATCTGCTATCTCTTTCAACCAACAATTTGGAGGGTAGCATTCCAGCTACTTTTGGCAACCTTACTGAGTTAATCTCCCTGGACCTTTCCAGTAACCTCTTGAGTGGGCAAATCCCAGAAGAAGTTATGAGCATCTCCACCCTGGCTCTATCTCTCAATCTCTCAAACAATTTATTAGATGGGCCTATTTCTCCACATGTTGGGCAGCTAGTCAATCTTGCAATAATGGATCTCTCATCAAACAAGTTATCAGGTGCAATCCCAAATACCCTTGGTAGTTGTGTAGCATTGCAATTCCTACACTTAAAAGGGAATCTCTTGCATGGACAAATTCCAAAAGAACTCATGGCATTAAGAGGGCTAGAAGAGCTGGATCTCTCTAATAATAATTTATCAGGACCTGTCCCTGAATTTCTCGAGAGCTTCCAGCTTCTAAAGAATCTAAACCTTTCATTCAACCACCTATCAGGTCTGGTGCCAGATAAGGGGATCTTCTCAAATGCAAGTGCTGTATCTCTCACAAGTAATGACATGCTATGTGGTGGCCCTGTGTTCTTTCATTTCCCTAGATGCCCATACCCAGCGCCTGATAAACCTGCACGTCACAAACTGATTCGCATCTTGGTGTTTACTGTGGCGGGAGCATTCATCCTTCTCTGTGTCAGCATTGCTATACGCTGTTACATTAGGAAATCAAGAGGTGATGCCCGCCAAGGTCAGGAAAACAGCCCTGAGATGTTTCAGAGGATCTCATATGCTGAGTTGCATTTGGCTACAGATTCATTCTCTGTGGAGAATTTGGTTGGCCATGGAAGCTTCGGCAGTGTATATAAAGGGACTTTTGGTTCTGGTGCAAATTTGATTACTGCGGCAGTGAAGGTACTTGACGTCCAACGACAAGGAGCCACAAGGAGCTTCATATCTGAGTGCAATGCTCTCAAAAGGATTCGACATCGCAAACTAGTCAAGGTGATCACAGTGTGTGATAGCTTGGACAATAGTGGCAGCCAATTCAAGGCACTTGTGCTAGAGTTCATTTCCAATGGAAGCTTGGATAAATGGTTACACCCGAGCACAGAAGACGAGTTCCGGACACCAAACCTTATGCAGAGGCTAAACATTGCTCTTGATGTGGCGGAGGCACTGGAATATCTCCATCACCATATTGATCCTCCAATTGTTCACTGTGATGTTAAACCAAGTAATATTCTTCTTGATGATGACATGGTTGCACATCTTGGTGACTTTGGACTAGCAAAGATAATTAAAGCAGAAGAAAGCAGGCAATCACTCGCCGATCAAAGTTGCTCGGCTGGAATCAAAGGCACAATTGGGTACCTTGCACCAG AGTATGGCACCGGGACTGAAATATCTGTGGAAGGCGACGTGTACAGCTATGGTGTGCTATTGTTGGAGATGCTTACTGGGAGGAGGCCAACTGACCCATTTTTCAATGATACTACAAATCTACCAAAGTACGTTGAGATGGCCTGTCCTGGTAATCTGTTGGAAATAATGGACGTCAATATAAGATGCAACCAAGAGCCTCAAGCGGCTTTAGAATTGTTCGCTGCTCCAGTTTCAAGACTTGGTCTAGCTTGCTGCAGGGGCTCTGCAAGACAGCGCATAAAGATGGGCGATGTGGTAAAAGAATTGGGTGTGATAAAACGGCTAATCATGGCGAGCCAGAATTCTGCGTCTTGGTCCACAGTGAAGTAA
- the LOC123061385 gene encoding peroxidase 1, whose protein sequence is MASRAVMVAVLVAAVAATCARAQLHEKFYGESCPSVEDVVRKEMVRALSLAPSLAGPLLRMHFHDCFVRGCDGSVLLDSANKTAEKDAKPNQTLRGFDFVEKVKAAVEKACPDTVSCADILALMARDAVWLSKGPFWEVPLGRRDGSVSISNETNQLPPPTANFTVLTQLFAAKNLDSKDLVVLSAGHTIGTSHCFSFSDRLYNFTGRVNPTDIDPTLEPQYMAKLRNKCTSLNDNTTLVEMDPGSFRTFDLAYFKNVVKRRGLFHSDGALLTNAFTRAYVERHAGGGYKEEFFADFAASMIKMGNADVLTGSQGEIRKKCNVPNH, encoded by the exons ATGGCGTCGAGGGCTGTGATGGTGGCGGTGCTGGTCGCCGCGGTGGCGGCGACGTGCGCGCGGGCGCAGCTGCACGAGAAGTTCTACGGCGAGTCGTGCCCCAGCGTGGAGGACGTCGTGAGGAAGGAGATGGTGAGGGCGCTGTCACTGGCGCCCAGCCTCGCCGGGCCGCTCCTCCGGATgcacttccacgactgcttcgtcagG GGGTGCGACGGCTCGGTTCTGCTGGACTCGGCCAACAAGACGGCGGAGAAGGACGCGAAGCCGAACCAGACGCTCCGTGGCTTCGACTTCGTCGAGAAGGTGAAGGCCGCCGTGGAGAAGGCCTGCCCTGAcaccgtctcctgcgccgacataCTCGCCCTCATGGCCAGGGACGCAGTCTGGCTG AGCAAGGGTCCATTCTGGGAAGTTCCTTTGGGCCGGCGTGACGGCAGCGTGTCCATCTCCAACGAGACCAACCAGTTGCCACCCCCGACCGCCAACTTCACCGTGCTCACCCAGCTCTTTGCCGCCAAGAACCTCGACTCCAAGGACCTCGTCGTCCTCTCCGCCGGGCACACCATCGGCAcgtcgcactgcttctccttctCCGACCGTCTCTACAACTTCACCGGCAGGGTCAACCCCACCGACATTGACCCCACACTGGAACCGCAGTACATGGCGAAGCTGAGGAACAAGTGCACCAGCCTCAACGACAACACCACGCTCGTGGAGATGGACCCCGGGAGCTTCAGGACCTTCGACCTCGCCTACTTCAAGAACGTCGTCAAGCGGAGGGGCCTCTTCCACTCCGACGGCGCGCTGCTCACCAACGCCTTCACGCGCGCCTACGTCGAGCGCCACGCCGGCGGTGGCTACAAGGAGGAGTTCTTCGCCGACTTCGCCGCCTCCATGATCAAGATGGGCAACGCCGACGTGCTCACCGGGAGCCAGGGCGAGATCAGGAAGAAGTGCAACGTGCCCAATCATTAA